The following DNA comes from Methanomassiliicoccales archaeon.
ATGCGGTACGATCGCGTCGGTTCAAGGAACACCACCGGGTCCGGGTCCCGAATGGCCGAGGTCAGAAGTCCTTTGGCCTCCAGGGGCGTGGATGGCACCACAACTTTCAGTCCTGGTATCTGGGTGTACAGGGCCTCCGTGCTCTCCGAATGATGCTCTAGAGCTCGGACGCCAGCGCCGTAGGGCATGCGCAGGACCATGGGCACGGTGATCCGGCCTCGGGTCCGGTTCCGCATACGGGCGGCGTGGTTGATCATCTGGTTGAGGGAAATGTAGGAGAAGCCCATGAACTGCATCTCCGCCACCGGCCGCAATCCGTTCATGGCCATGCCGATGGCCACCCCCACGATGCCCGCCTCCGCCAAGGGAGTGTCGATGACCCGTTCCCCGCCGAACCTGTCCAAGAGGCCGTCGGTGACGCGGAACACCCCGCCGTCCAGGCCCACGTCCTCGCCTAGCACCACCACCGATGGATCGCGTTCCATCTCCTGCATTAGGGCGGCGTT
Coding sequences within:
- a CDS encoding alpha-ketoacid dehydrogenase subunit beta → MMMNMVQAINAALMQEMERDPSVVVLGEDVGLDGGVFRVTDGLLDRFGGERVIDTPLAEAGIVGVAIGMAMNGLRPVAEMQFMGFSYISLNQMINHAARMRNRTRGRITVPMVLRMPYGAGVRALEHHSESTEALYTQIPGLKVVVPSTPLEAKGLLTSAIRDPDPVVFLEPTRSYRMLKEEVLDGEHVVPLGRSRVVQEGDDVTVVGWGAMIPLVQKALSQVQASVEVIDLRTISPMDSETVLESVRRTGRAVVVHEAPRSFGPGAEIAARIYEGAILKLEAPVERVTAPDITVPLPKGEDHYYVNEKMIVEGIERTLRF